One segment of Natronosalvus halobius DNA contains the following:
- a CDS encoding DUF354 domain-containing protein translates to MRVIVTIQHPGHVHFFKHAIAELESNGHSVHVFARENEVVTDLLECYDIDHEILAGESNSLLSLAAVQATYEAKLLARARRIKPDVITAIGGVAAAHVAKLVGAKSVVFYDTEHATIIKALAYPFADVVCTPECYDGDIGSKKVEYPGYHELAYLHPDRFEPDPGILEEAGLEPDDTLVVMRLSSWDSSHDMGQGGFDDPVEAVERLEDAGAEVVLTSEVPLPDELESNRLTTSPDRMHDLLAYADCFVGEGATMAAEAAVLGTPAVYVNSLSLGYTTELEEEYGLVFNFNGSDRHARSLEKAISVIEEDDPEKWGRRRERLLADRIDVTDVIVREVETVSGTRPDRPALAANAD, encoded by the coding sequence ATGCGCGTCATCGTGACGATCCAGCACCCCGGACACGTCCACTTCTTCAAGCACGCGATCGCCGAACTCGAGTCCAACGGTCACAGCGTTCACGTCTTCGCGCGCGAGAACGAGGTGGTGACGGACTTACTCGAGTGCTACGACATCGACCACGAGATCCTGGCCGGCGAGTCGAACTCGCTGCTCTCGCTGGCGGCGGTCCAGGCGACCTACGAGGCGAAACTGCTGGCGCGAGCGCGTCGCATCAAGCCCGACGTCATCACCGCGATCGGCGGCGTCGCTGCCGCCCACGTCGCGAAACTCGTCGGTGCGAAGAGCGTCGTCTTCTACGACACCGAACACGCGACGATCATCAAGGCGCTCGCGTACCCGTTCGCCGACGTCGTCTGTACGCCGGAGTGTTACGACGGCGACATCGGTTCGAAGAAGGTCGAGTACCCGGGCTATCACGAACTCGCGTACCTCCACCCCGACCGGTTCGAACCCGATCCCGGGATCCTCGAGGAAGCCGGGCTGGAACCCGACGACACGCTCGTCGTGATGCGCCTGAGCAGTTGGGACTCCTCGCACGATATGGGACAGGGCGGCTTCGACGATCCGGTCGAGGCCGTCGAGCGACTCGAGGACGCCGGCGCCGAGGTCGTGCTCACGTCGGAGGTTCCCCTCCCCGACGAACTCGAATCGAACCGGCTCACGACGTCGCCCGACCGAATGCACGACCTGCTCGCGTACGCCGACTGTTTCGTCGGCGAGGGCGCGACGATGGCCGCCGAGGCTGCGGTGCTGGGCACGCCGGCGGTGTACGTCAACTCCCTGTCGCTCGGGTACACGACCGAACTCGAGGAGGAGTACGGCCTCGTGTTCAACTTCAACGGATCGGACCGCCACGCCCGCTCGCTCGAGAAGGCCATCTCGGTGATCGAGGAAGACGACCCCGAGAAGTGGGGCCGTCGACGCGAACGACTGCTTGCTGACCGGATCGACGTGACAGACGTCATCGTCAGGGAGGTCGAAACCGTCTCCGGGACCAGGCCCGACCGACCGGCGCTCGCCGCTAACGCTGACTGA
- a CDS encoding glycosyltransferase family 4 protein, producing MHVLHLITSTRSFFEQQISVLEERGVECTVIGVPGEYTADSPRTPVDYLRFYPKVLSHVWSGEYDLIHGHYGLVAPFALAQPTRPVVMSLWGTDLMSDMRWLESISRYGARFADATIVPSPAMSRELDTDHVEIPFGVDTEQFRPVPRADARERVGWDPDERIALFPYDPNRDEKDYPRAERIVERADADIELRTIDGVPYEEMPYYMNASDALLVTSKREAGPMVIKEAAACNVPVVSTDVGFVRDTIGEVDNCIVSDDDADLAAGLETVLDGDRRSNGREVVDGLSLDAMGDRLLECYRDVLGRRSRPTGRPRDLEVTENA from the coding sequence ATGCACGTATTACACCTCATCACCTCTACGCGTTCGTTCTTCGAGCAGCAGATTTCCGTCCTCGAGGAACGTGGCGTCGAGTGCACCGTCATCGGCGTTCCCGGCGAATACACTGCCGACTCGCCGCGGACGCCCGTCGACTACCTGCGGTTTTATCCGAAGGTGCTCTCGCACGTCTGGTCGGGAGAGTACGACCTGATCCACGGCCACTACGGTCTCGTCGCGCCGTTCGCGCTCGCCCAGCCGACGCGTCCGGTGGTGATGAGCCTGTGGGGAACCGACCTGATGAGCGACATGCGCTGGCTCGAGTCGATCAGCCGCTACGGCGCCCGCTTTGCGGACGCCACGATCGTTCCGAGCCCCGCGATGTCGCGCGAACTCGACACCGACCACGTCGAGATCCCGTTCGGCGTCGACACCGAGCAGTTCAGACCCGTCCCACGCGCGGACGCCCGTGAACGCGTGGGCTGGGATCCCGACGAACGCATCGCGCTCTTTCCGTACGATCCAAACAGGGATGAGAAGGACTATCCGCGGGCCGAACGCATCGTCGAGCGCGCCGACGCCGACATCGAATTGCGAACGATCGACGGCGTCCCCTACGAAGAGATGCCCTACTACATGAACGCCAGCGACGCCCTCCTCGTGACCTCGAAGCGCGAGGCCGGCCCGATGGTCATCAAGGAGGCCGCCGCCTGCAACGTGCCGGTCGTCTCGACCGACGTCGGCTTCGTCCGCGACACGATCGGCGAGGTCGACAACTGCATCGTGAGCGACGACGACGCCGACCTCGCCGCGGGCCTCGAGACGGTCCTGGACGGCGACCGGCGGTCGAACGGCCGCGAAGTCGTCGACGGACTGAGCCTGGACGCCATGGGCGACCGTCTGCTTGAGTGCTATCGCGACGTCCTCGGACGACGGTCCCGGCCCACGGGTCGGCCCCGCGACCTCGAGGTGACGGAGAATGCGTAA
- a CDS encoding glycosyltransferase family 2 protein, producing the protein MPRVSVIIPTYNRAGSLVRAIDSALEQTIDDHGHDYDYDYDHDHDHDHDLEVVVVDDGSTDNTGLVLAEYDDPRVRPVVHATNQGANVARNTGIEHARGEYVAFLDSDDEWDPTKLEKQLAAIEDRGDDWIGTYCDTAFDLEGTSGRLRGVAASLLSRTDDQPTMEGNDDLIGEILSDGVQPGAGSTLLVRTDVAREIGGFDEDLDRFQDPEFCLRVLEQGKLAYVDEKLVVREETGHPPADIVRRADQQYLSKHEALVESYEAEGYEIRSRHELVVAKRYLAEGRLLRGAWHLRKAAVSARHYPGLLWATGSGVRRRPLPIVASLALVFVASTLGRRTLTNRAFDRSSSR; encoded by the coding sequence ATGCCACGCGTTAGCGTTATCATCCCGACGTACAATCGGGCCGGCTCGCTCGTGCGCGCGATCGACAGCGCGCTCGAGCAGACGATCGACGACCACGGTCACGACTACGACTACGACTACGACCACGACCACGATCACGATCACGATCTCGAGGTCGTCGTCGTCGACGACGGCTCGACGGACAACACCGGACTGGTCCTCGCCGAGTACGACGACCCGCGGGTTCGTCCGGTCGTCCACGCGACGAACCAGGGGGCAAACGTCGCTCGCAACACCGGCATCGAGCACGCTCGTGGCGAGTACGTCGCGTTCCTCGACTCGGACGACGAGTGGGACCCCACCAAGCTCGAGAAACAGCTCGCGGCGATCGAGGACCGCGGCGACGACTGGATCGGGACTTACTGCGACACGGCCTTCGACCTCGAGGGGACCAGCGGCCGACTCCGAGGAGTCGCCGCGAGTCTCCTCTCGCGGACGGACGACCAGCCGACGATGGAGGGCAACGACGACCTGATCGGTGAAATCCTCTCCGACGGCGTCCAGCCGGGTGCCGGCTCGACGCTGCTCGTTCGAACCGACGTCGCCCGCGAGATCGGCGGCTTCGACGAGGACCTGGATCGCTTCCAGGATCCCGAGTTCTGTCTCCGCGTCCTGGAGCAGGGGAAACTCGCGTACGTAGACGAGAAGCTTGTCGTCCGCGAGGAGACGGGCCACCCGCCGGCAGACATCGTCCGTCGAGCCGACCAGCAGTACCTCTCGAAACACGAGGCCCTGGTCGAGAGCTACGAGGCCGAGGGCTACGAGATTCGCTCGAGACACGAACTCGTCGTCGCGAAGCGGTACCTCGCGGAGGGGCGACTGCTCCGGGGGGCCTGGCACCTGCGGAAGGCCGCCGTCTCCGCCCGGCACTATCCTGGACTCCTCTGGGCGACGGGGTCGGGCGTCCGGCGACGGCCGCTCCCAATCGTCGCCTCGCTCGCGCTGGTCTTCGTCGCCAGCACACTCGGTCGACGAACGCTCACGAACCGCGCTTTTGATCGCTCGTCGTCGCGGTAA
- a CDS encoding helix-turn-helix transcriptional regulator codes for MTAPTSQIDVAPSGVVRSRADTGESTDSTPQPAPANVRSTDDSATDRGSTARSESVCASRPDVVSRPSPSRDCDYRTHGIGLSAGMAAIGNGAPAVAFVNWFTNRPASDWDMVLVTVLSLLVGGLVGIRLAYVLSAREISVTLGGSLSDPAGDEPTDDQHSTGHEFHHAVSASTPSLLLSDEGEVIKLLMQNDGTLRQHQIASETGWSKSKVSRILSDMHDEGVIEKISIGRENHITLVPEAQQE; via the coding sequence ATGACGGCACCCACCTCTCAGATCGATGTTGCCCCGTCCGGGGTCGTGCGTTCCCGGGCCGACACTGGAGAGTCGACCGATTCGACTCCCCAGCCAGCGCCTGCGAACGTACGGTCGACAGACGACAGCGCCACCGACCGTGGTTCCACAGCACGCTCCGAGTCGGTGTGTGCGTCTCGTCCCGACGTCGTCAGTCGTCCATCGCCGTCCCGTGACTGCGACTACCGCACGCACGGAATTGGGCTGTCGGCGGGGATGGCGGCTATCGGTAACGGGGCACCCGCGGTCGCGTTCGTGAACTGGTTCACGAACCGGCCCGCGTCGGACTGGGATATGGTTCTGGTGACCGTGCTCTCGCTGCTCGTCGGTGGTCTCGTCGGTATTCGTCTCGCGTACGTCCTGTCTGCTCGAGAGATTAGCGTCACCCTGGGGGGTTCACTCTCGGACCCGGCGGGCGACGAACCGACGGACGACCAGCATAGCACCGGGCACGAGTTCCACCACGCCGTCTCGGCTTCCACTCCTTCGTTGCTCCTGAGCGACGAGGGAGAAGTGATCAAACTGCTCATGCAGAACGACGGAACGCTCCGTCAACACCAGATCGCATCGGAAACGGGATGGTCGAAGTCGAAGGTAAGTCGCATTCTCTCCGATATGCACGACGAGGGAGTGATAGAGAAGATCTCGATCGGTCGTGAGAATCACATCACGCTGGTTCCGGAGGCACAACAAGAATAA
- a CDS encoding glycosyltransferase family 2 protein → MYRGHTIGVIVPAYNEETHVGGVLETMPDFVDRIYAVDDRSTDDTWQIIQEYAARSRRSTDEGSVDPATDEQVAPRALLSDGGAIGGTEIVAIRHEENQGAGGALRTGYVRARDDGMDVVVTMDADGQMDPDQLPKLLDPIVEGEADYAKGNRLADRESRREMPPFRLFGNWVLTQLTKVASGYWSLQDPQNGYTAITNEALSAVDIESLPDDHEYTNDLLVRLNIARMRVADVSMPAKYADEESTIDYKRFIPITSVTLLRGFLQRMRVRFADDRSDPTALGYLIGVASLVGAVAFAGGATTNALEGETSLRELFTTGLAFVASAVVFLVAMVIDAGENAEKGVRR, encoded by the coding sequence ATGTACCGTGGACACACCATCGGCGTCATCGTGCCAGCGTACAACGAGGAAACGCACGTCGGCGGCGTCCTCGAGACGATGCCCGATTTCGTCGACCGGATCTACGCCGTCGACGACCGCTCGACCGACGACACCTGGCAAATCATCCAGGAGTACGCAGCCCGCTCGAGACGGTCGACCGACGAGGGGAGCGTCGATCCGGCTACCGACGAGCAGGTTGCACCGCGCGCCTTGCTCTCCGACGGCGGGGCGATCGGGGGGACAGAGATTGTCGCGATCCGCCACGAGGAAAACCAGGGCGCCGGCGGGGCGCTCAGAACCGGATACGTTCGCGCGCGCGACGACGGAATGGACGTCGTCGTCACGATGGACGCGGACGGCCAGATGGATCCTGACCAGCTCCCGAAGCTGCTCGATCCGATCGTCGAGGGCGAGGCCGACTACGCGAAGGGCAACCGACTCGCCGACCGGGAAAGCCGACGGGAGATGCCGCCGTTTCGCCTGTTCGGCAACTGGGTCTTGACGCAGTTGACGAAGGTCGCCAGCGGATACTGGAGCCTCCAGGACCCACAAAACGGGTACACGGCGATCACCAACGAGGCACTGTCGGCGGTCGACATCGAGTCGCTGCCGGACGATCACGAGTACACCAACGACCTGCTCGTCAGGCTCAACATCGCGAGGATGCGCGTCGCCGACGTCTCGATGCCGGCGAAGTACGCCGACGAGGAGAGCACCATCGACTACAAGCGATTCATCCCGATCACGTCGGTGACGCTGCTGCGTGGCTTCCTCCAGCGAATGCGAGTACGCTTCGCCGACGATCGTAGCGACCCGACCGCGCTCGGGTACCTGATCGGCGTCGCGTCGCTGGTCGGAGCCGTCGCGTTCGCCGGCGGCGCTACCACGAATGCCCTCGAGGGCGAGACGTCACTTCGCGAACTGTTCACGACCGGGCTCGCGTTCGTCGCAAGCGCGGTCGTCTTTCTGGTTGCGATGGTGATCGACGCCGGTGAGAACGCGGAGAAGGGGGTGCGTCGTTAG
- a CDS encoding DUF7344 domain-containing protein, with product MKSEYISPEEEDEQTTDGSADAPEEDVPFSKDELFHLLQNERRRLVLEYLRDAEGSVRMRDVAEQVAAWEHDTTVDQLTSAQRQRVYIPLYQSHLSKLDEAGIISYQKNRGIVEREPLADYVDQYLQVGEPTDEASSEPSASGGWDDYYLGATALCYLVFLGAIFELPFVSLLSGIGLSALILLLFTVLTAGRFVN from the coding sequence ATGAAGTCCGAATATATCAGCCCTGAAGAAGAGGACGAGCAGACGACTGATGGGAGCGCCGATGCTCCGGAAGAGGACGTCCCATTTTCGAAGGACGAACTCTTTCACCTGTTGCAAAACGAACGTCGCCGGCTCGTGCTCGAGTATTTGCGCGATGCGGAGGGGAGCGTCCGCATGCGCGACGTAGCAGAGCAAGTCGCCGCGTGGGAACACGATACGACTGTCGACCAGCTCACGTCCGCACAACGCCAGCGCGTGTACATCCCGCTTTACCAGTCACACCTGTCGAAACTCGACGAGGCCGGCATCATCTCCTACCAGAAGAACCGCGGGATCGTCGAGCGAGAGCCGCTGGCCGATTACGTCGACCAGTACCTCCAGGTCGGAGAACCGACGGATGAAGCGTCTTCAGAGCCCAGCGCGAGCGGCGGGTGGGACGATTACTATCTCGGCGCGACTGCGCTGTGTTACCTGGTCTTCCTGGGCGCGATCTTCGAACTGCCGTTCGTCTCGCTGCTTTCCGGGATCGGCCTGAGCGCGTTGATACTGCTGTTGTTTACGGTACTGACTGCTGGGCGATTCGTTAACTGA
- a CDS encoding DUF1616 domain-containing protein — protein sequence MSDNNWWFLDLAAVVAATGFLSFGLLLGVPGVARVAFALPLVLFLPGYALIAVLFPDAPSDDYQPFDIDRTGLRNPLLVSGGLASTERIILSFVASVFLVPVIALFASVAPRGIAPETVILGIAGLTGLLTLLAIVARYRCAPDQRFALTFGMSGLLFGPPSRSTGVSTRPFNIAIVIALLVLVATTGFAVANPPTSESFTEFAFETEPITGDIDTVYQTNYAAGEPADVPVSITNHEGTEQTYTTVILLERVSYGESDVTVEEREQLTSESVTLVDGEQRNQTLEMTPTMQGDDVRLTVLLYKGEPPSDPSTENAYRAVHAPIVVE from the coding sequence ATGAGCGACAACAACTGGTGGTTTCTCGATCTGGCCGCCGTCGTCGCGGCGACCGGATTCCTCTCGTTCGGCCTCCTGCTCGGCGTTCCAGGCGTCGCTCGAGTGGCATTTGCCCTGCCACTCGTGTTATTCTTGCCTGGATACGCGCTGATCGCCGTACTGTTCCCGGACGCGCCGAGCGACGACTACCAACCGTTCGATATCGACCGTACTGGGCTTCGAAACCCGCTTTTAGTCTCTGGCGGTCTGGCGTCTACAGAGCGAATTATCCTATCATTCGTCGCGAGTGTTTTTCTCGTCCCGGTGATTGCCCTTTTTGCGAGTGTAGCCCCTAGGGGTATTGCTCCGGAAACGGTCATCCTCGGCATTGCGGGACTGACTGGTTTATTGACACTTCTGGCGATTGTCGCACGATACCGATGCGCACCCGATCAGCGATTCGCGTTGACGTTCGGTATGTCCGGTCTCCTGTTCGGTCCACCGAGTCGATCCACTGGCGTGTCCACTCGACCGTTCAACATCGCGATCGTCATCGCCCTCCTAGTGCTCGTCGCGACGACCGGCTTCGCGGTCGCCAACCCACCGACCTCAGAGTCATTCACGGAGTTCGCGTTCGAGACCGAACCCATCACGGGCGATATCGACACGGTGTACCAGACCAATTACGCGGCGGGTGAACCCGCGGACGTGCCCGTTTCGATCACGAACCACGAGGGAACGGAGCAAACGTACACTACCGTGATACTTCTCGAACGGGTGAGCTACGGTGAGTCAGACGTAACGGTTGAAGAACGAGAACAGCTCACGAGCGAATCCGTTACACTCGTGGACGGCGAACAGCGAAACCAGACGCTCGAGATGACGCCGACGATGCAAGGAGACGACGTCCGGCTGACAGTACTGTTGTACAAAGGGGAACCACCGTCCGACCCCTCGACCGAAAACGCCTACCGAGCGGTGCACGCACCGATCGTGGTGGAGTGA
- a CDS encoding nucleotide sugar dehydrogenase → MNPPLSNTESRSENRSNVPVVTDYSQRGQEGTLEEPAIERAREATICVVGLGYVGLPLAVRFAEANFDVVGFDVDESKVETLQNGVDTTGDLTDDAVAESGVSYTTEASQIADADYVIIAVPTPVDCDNRPDFDFVEAAASTVGSKMTAGATVILESTVYPGATREVMIPALEEASGMTAGEDFFVGYSPERATPGDEEHGLADVVKVVSGQTEQVLEDVATLYESVVDAGVHRAPTIEVAEASKVVENTQRDLNIAFVNELSMAFERLDVDTREVLEAAGTKWNFHDYRPGLVGGHCIPVDPYFLAYQSEQAGFTPELIQTGRAVNEQVPQHVADLTIKALNECQKTLCESRVLVLGLSYKAGVGDIRSSKIANVVEKLKEYDIGIEGYDPFADADAIHDEFGIDVQTELDFTDFDAVLLGTPHEEFVEMDLEHAAAELNEKPALVDVTAALDENAVVDAGFVYRRV, encoded by the coding sequence ATGAATCCACCACTCAGCAATACGGAATCGCGAAGCGAGAATCGATCGAACGTGCCCGTCGTCACGGACTACTCCCAGCGCGGCCAGGAGGGAACGCTCGAGGAGCCGGCGATCGAACGCGCACGTGAGGCGACGATCTGCGTCGTCGGGCTGGGCTACGTTGGACTGCCACTCGCCGTCCGGTTTGCCGAGGCCAACTTCGACGTCGTCGGATTCGACGTCGACGAGTCGAAGGTCGAGACGCTCCAGAACGGCGTCGACACGACTGGCGACCTCACCGACGATGCCGTCGCGGAAAGCGGCGTATCCTACACGACCGAGGCCAGCCAGATCGCCGACGCCGACTACGTCATCATCGCGGTTCCGACGCCGGTCGACTGCGACAACCGCCCGGACTTCGACTTCGTCGAGGCAGCCGCGAGCACCGTCGGCTCGAAGATGACTGCGGGGGCGACGGTAATCCTCGAGTCGACCGTCTACCCGGGTGCGACCCGCGAGGTCATGATTCCTGCGCTCGAGGAGGCCTCCGGGATGACCGCCGGCGAGGACTTCTTCGTCGGCTACTCGCCCGAACGGGCGACCCCGGGCGACGAGGAACACGGCCTCGCCGACGTCGTGAAGGTCGTCAGCGGGCAGACAGAGCAGGTACTCGAGGACGTCGCCACCCTCTACGAGTCGGTCGTCGACGCCGGCGTCCACCGCGCGCCCACGATCGAGGTCGCCGAGGCGAGCAAGGTCGTCGAGAACACCCAGCGGGATCTCAACATCGCGTTCGTCAACGAGCTGTCGATGGCCTTCGAGCGACTCGACGTCGACACGCGAGAGGTTCTCGAAGCCGCCGGAACGAAGTGGAATTTCCACGACTACCGGCCGGGGCTCGTCGGCGGACACTGTATTCCGGTCGACCCGTACTTCCTGGCCTACCAGTCCGAGCAGGCGGGATTCACGCCGGAACTCATCCAGACGGGTCGCGCGGTCAACGAGCAAGTACCACAGCATGTCGCCGACCTGACGATCAAGGCGCTCAACGAGTGTCAGAAGACTCTCTGTGAGAGCCGCGTTCTGGTTCTGGGCCTCTCGTATAAGGCCGGCGTAGGCGACATTCGGAGTTCGAAGATTGCGAACGTCGTCGAGAAACTCAAGGAGTACGACATCGGCATCGAAGGATACGATCCGTTCGCAGACGCCGACGCCATTCACGACGAGTTCGGAATCGACGTCCAGACCGAACTCGACTTCACCGACTTCGACGCAGTCCTCCTCGGTACACCGCACGAGGAGTTCGTCGAGATGGACCTCGAGCACGCCGCCGCCGAACTCAACGAGAAACCGGCACTGGTTGACGTGACCGCAGCACTCGACGAGAACGCCGTCGTTGATGCTGGCTTCGTCTACCGGAGGGTATAA
- a CDS encoding polysaccharide deacetylase family protein — protein MTRDNTTRRRFLATSGAAAMAAGLAGCTNRLNSVRGNGGGNGNGNSTGNGNDTDSNSDGDNDTDENEDGNGVPALETEYNSREEYRQPGDSIDDFEDLGPWEVVQGSGEADEEVVFDGSQSFRLTAGEDENIVVERELSDVDLTDLDLSFAVRTTTPDRITINIRVVDSYGSERVYSLREITYRAPDVGWFRSSPGVFEESSIEPMMDDIATLQIQVLHSMPEAEVWIDDLRAVPTADNGYVMLSWDDASLDFYEKASPVHDDYGFSAIQAVIPRWSEEAREGIMSVSQLKERQDAGDQIVTHGTHSRMHEYDDEDQLEGRLRGDKNWLIQHEFMGADYIVYPHNSYDATSLEYISKYHYCGGFNQAGNVNLTNVHGFDPLALPRTIGHDLDIAKRCVDLAGTYNQCTILNFHEFSANNTMPQEDYEELLAYIDESDVEVITFDELWEMRTSGN, from the coding sequence ATGACGCGAGACAACACGACGCGGCGACGCTTCCTGGCCACCTCGGGTGCGGCTGCGATGGCGGCCGGGCTCGCGGGTTGTACCAATCGTCTGAACTCCGTGAGAGGTAACGGGGGCGGGAACGGTAACGGTAACAGCACTGGCAACGGCAACGATACCGATTCCAACTCGGACGGCGACAACGACACCGACGAAAACGAGGACGGAAACGGCGTTCCGGCACTCGAGACCGAGTACAACAGCCGCGAGGAGTACCGTCAGCCAGGCGACTCCATCGACGACTTCGAGGACCTCGGTCCGTGGGAGGTCGTACAGGGGTCGGGCGAAGCCGACGAGGAGGTCGTCTTCGACGGGTCACAGAGCTTCCGGCTCACGGCGGGAGAGGACGAGAACATCGTCGTCGAACGCGAACTCTCGGACGTCGACCTGACCGACCTCGACCTGTCGTTCGCCGTGCGAACGACGACTCCCGACCGAATCACCATCAACATCCGTGTCGTCGACTCCTACGGAAGCGAGCGAGTCTACTCCCTCCGGGAGATCACCTATCGCGCGCCCGACGTCGGCTGGTTCCGCTCGAGCCCCGGCGTGTTCGAGGAGAGCTCGATCGAGCCGATGATGGACGACATCGCCACCCTCCAGATTCAGGTACTCCACTCGATGCCGGAGGCGGAGGTGTGGATCGACGACCTTCGCGCGGTTCCGACGGCCGATAATGGATACGTGATGCTATCCTGGGACGACGCGTCTCTGGACTTCTACGAGAAAGCGAGCCCGGTTCACGACGATTACGGATTTAGCGCGATTCAGGCCGTCATTCCCCGGTGGTCCGAGGAGGCCCGCGAGGGAATCATGTCGGTCTCACAACTCAAGGAGCGACAGGATGCGGGTGACCAGATCGTTACCCACGGGACCCACTCTCGGATGCACGAGTACGATGACGAGGACCAGCTGGAGGGTCGCCTTCGCGGGGACAAGAACTGGCTCATCCAGCACGAGTTTATGGGCGCTGACTACATCGTTTACCCGCACAACAGTTACGACGCCACCAGCCTCGAGTACATCTCGAAGTACCACTACTGTGGCGGTTTCAACCAGGCCGGGAACGTGAACCTCACGAACGTCCACGGCTTCGATCCGCTGGCGCTGCCCCGGACGATAGGTCACGACCTCGACATCGCCAAACGCTGTGTGGACCTCGCTGGCACGTACAACCAGTGTACAATCCTGAACTTCCACGAGTTCTCCGCAAACAACACCATGCCACAGGAGGACTACGAGGAGTTGCTCGCCTACATCGACGAGTCGGACGTGGAGGTTATCACGTTCGACGAACTCTGGGAGATGCGCACGTCCGGAAACTGA
- a CDS encoding metal-dependent hydrolase translates to MWPWEHLLFAYLLYSLYANVVWRRSPSGPEALAVAVGSQLPDLVDKPLSWTFDITQTGYSVGHSIFVVPFVCLAVYVLLHRWERGSVRQATAFSIAILSHLAGDIVYPWLTGGHLNPRAVTWPVASPPTVDQGNFLDHVVIYGNRSLEMFLGGELPQELAVLLGLLALTVVLWVYDGAPIAADCWRWVSRRS, encoded by the coding sequence ATGTGGCCCTGGGAGCACTTGCTGTTCGCGTACCTGCTGTACTCGCTATACGCGAACGTCGTTTGGAGACGCAGTCCGTCGGGGCCTGAAGCCCTCGCGGTTGCCGTCGGCTCACAGTTGCCAGATCTCGTCGATAAGCCCCTGTCCTGGACGTTCGACATCACGCAGACCGGCTACTCGGTCGGCCACTCGATTTTCGTCGTTCCATTCGTCTGTCTGGCTGTTTACGTGCTCCTCCACCGCTGGGAGCGCGGATCGGTTCGACAGGCGACTGCGTTCTCGATCGCAATTCTGTCCCATCTCGCTGGGGACATCGTCTATCCGTGGCTCACGGGTGGCCACCTCAACCCGAGAGCCGTCACGTGGCCGGTCGCATCGCCGCCGACGGTCGATCAAGGCAACTTCCTCGATCACGTCGTCATCTACGGCAACCGGTCTCTCGAGATGTTTCTCGGCGGTGAATTACCACAGGAGTTGGCGGTGCTACTCGGGCTGCTGGCCCTCACAGTCGTCCTGTGGGTGTACGACGGGGCACCGATCGCCGCCGATTGCTGGCGATGGGTGTCTCGGCGGTCGTAG
- a CDS encoding succinylglutamate desuccinylase/aspartoacylase domain-containing protein, translating to MAGTDRETTGYVTQAEVDGPTVVVLGGVHRNEVAGYTAAGKIADWEITAGTLVTIPEVNVAAIERGTRTDEEGTDLNRQFPEGGSHEPTSLARSGTCSSSTNPTPSSTSRVGWGLHRRRRRRGRTSDFPLER from the coding sequence CTGGCTGGCACTGACCGGGAGACGACCGGATACGTCACGCAGGCAGAGGTCGACGGGCCGACGGTCGTCGTTCTTGGTGGTGTACACCGGAACGAGGTAGCCGGGTACACGGCCGCCGGCAAGATCGCTGACTGGGAGATTACGGCCGGAACACTCGTGACGATCCCCGAAGTGAACGTTGCCGCCATCGAACGCGGGACGCGAACTGACGAGGAAGGCACCGACCTCAACCGGCAGTTTCCTGAGGGTGGGAGCCACGAACCGACCTCGCTCGCGCGGTCTGGGACGTGCTCCTCGAGTACGAACCCGACGCCCTCATCGACTTCACGAGTCGGTTGGGGTCTACACCGGCGACGACGTCGACGGGGTCGGACAAGCGATTTTCCACTCGAGCGATGA